Within the Microbacterium sp. 1S1 genome, the region TGGACTCAGCACCGTCGAGCGCGACCCCGACGAGGTCTACGCCCTCTGCTACGACAAGATGCGCACGGCTTCCGAGCAGTACTACCGGCGCTTCCCCGAGCACCGCGATGTCATGCGACGTCTCGTCGACCTCGCGGACTCCGGGAAGATCGTCCTCCCCGATGGCGAGGTGGTGTCGCGTTCCCGTCTGCGCTCCGTCGGCTCTGCTCTCGGCACCGATGACGGCTGGCAGACACTCTGGTCACTGCTGGAGCGCGATCCCGCCTCGAACGCCTTCCGTCACGACCTCCAGCACGCCATGCCCTTCGGAGCGAGGAATCCGCTCTACTACGCGTTCCACGAGTCGAGCTACGCGAACGGACACGCCACGCGGTGGTCGGCCGAGCGCGTCGAGCCGACGGACTTCCGCGACGACCCCACGCTGTTCACGGGCGAGCACATCCGCCGCGAGTGGGCCGACACCGTCCCCGGCCTGCAGCCCTGGCGGGACGTGACCTCGATCCTGGCGGAGCACGTGTGGCCGCGGATCTACGACCGCGCGGCTCTCGCCGGCTCCGGGGCGACGGGCGCGGCCGCGGTGTACGTGAACGACGTCTACGTGCCCCTGGAATTCTCGCTGGAGACCGCCCGCCTCCTCCCCGGCGTGACTCCGTGGGTGACGAGCGAGCACGAGCACAACGGGCTGCGGACCGGCCCCGTGCTGGCGCGGCTGATCAAGCTGGCCCACGGGCGCCGCGTCCGCTGACATCCGCCGCGCGACCGATACCGTCGACGCGGCCCGCGATCTATCCTGGGCCCATGGAGCATGTGCTCGGATGGACCACGATCGTCCTCGTGCTCGGTACCGGGCCGGTGCTGTTCTTCGTGGGCATGCGGCATTCCCTCTCCCGTCGTCCCGTGGAGGAGAAGTACGAGCAGGCCGGATCCGGAGGGCTCGTCGGCGTCTTCGACGCCGTGTGGTCCCCCACTGCGCACGAGGCGGGGCAGGAGCGGGACCGGCAGACCCGCCGCACAGCCCCGGCGCCGACCCCCGGAGATCCGCCCGGCCGCATCGATCGCGGGCGGATCGTCATCGACGTGTGAGCGAGTCGCCCACCCGCACATGACGAAGGCCCCGCTCTCCGAGGAGAGCGGGGCCTTCGTGGGCGGTCCTTACTTGGAGGAGCCGCCGAAGCCCTTGAAGCGCTGGTTGAACTTCTCGACGCGGCCGGCCGAGTCCATGATGCGCTGCTTGCCCGTGTAGAAGGGGTGCGAGGCCGAGGAGATCTCGACGTCGATCACCGGGTACTCCACGCCGTCCAGCTCGATCGTCTTGTCGCTGGTGACGGTGGAGCGGGTGAGGAAGGTCTCGCCCGAACCGAGGTCGCGGAACACGACAGCCTTGTACTCGGGGTGAATGTCAGTCTTCATGGGGTTCCTTTGTTGCTGCCCTGGATTGTGCCAGGGACGAGGGAAGTCTGTGGCGCGAATGCGCCAAGGATCGATTCTACCAGTACTTCGACGGGCTCAGTAACCCAGCGGGGACCGAGCTCAGTGATGCAGCGGAGACCGACCTCACGAGGAGGCGCGGGCGGAGTAGCGCCCGTCCTCGCTGCTGAGCGCGATCGGCATCCCGAAGGTCTCGCTGAGGGTGTCCGCGGTGAGCGTCTCGGCGATCGGGCCTGCGGCGACCACGGCACCGTCGCGGATCAGCAGGACGTGCGTGAAGCCGACCGGGATCTCCTCCACGTGGTGCGTCACCATGAGCATCGCGGGAGTGGTCGGTGCCGACGCGTAGCCCCCCAGCAGTGCCAGCAGTTCCTCACGCGACCCGAGGTCGAGCGAGGCGGTCGGCTCGTCGAGCAGCAGCAGCTCGGGGTCGGTCATGACCGCCCGCGCGATCTGCACGCGCTTCTGCTCGCCGTCGCTCAGCGTGCCGAACGTACGGTCGGCGAGGTGCGCGAGACGCCAGTCCCCCAGCACCCGGAGCGCACGCCGCTCGTCGATGTCCTCGTAGCTCTCGTTCCACCGCCCCAGCACGGAGTACGCCGCGGTGAGCACCGTGTTGAGCACCGTCTCGTCCCGCGGGATGCGCTTGGCCATCGCCGACGAGGCGAATCCGATTCGCGGGCGGATCTCGAAGACGTCCGTGCGTCCGAGCGTCTCGCCGAGGACGGTGACGGTCCCCGACGTCGGGTGCATGAGCGTGTCGGCGAGCTGGAGCAGGGTGGTCTTTCCGGCGCCGTTCGGTCCGAGGATCACCCAGCGCTGATCGTCCGAGACCTGCCAGGTCACGTGATCGATGATGTCGCGCCCCTCTCGGCGCACGACGACGTCGGTGAACTCCAGAGCGATCGGCATACCGAAAGCCTATCGGCTCACGCCGACAGCTCCGCGTAGAGCGCGCGGGTCTCGTCGGCGATCGCGGCCCAGCTGAACTGCGCGCGGGCACGCTCCCGGCCCGCATCGCCATACTGCCGTGCCCGCGCGGGGTCCGTGGCGACCTCGGTGAGCACCGCCGCGAGGTCGGCGACGAAGCGCTCCGGGTCGGTGGGTGTGCCTGTACCGTCCTGCACCTGCTCGATCGGGACGAGCCTGCCAGTGACGCCGTCGTCCACGACCTCGGGGATGCCGCCGGTCGCGGTGCCGACCACGGCGGCACCGCAGGCCATGGCCTCGAGGTTGACGATACCGAGCGGCTCGTACACGGACGGGCACACGAACGTCGTGGCCGCGGCCAGGATCGCGGACAGCTCGTCACGGGGAAGCATCCGCTCGATCCACACGACGCCCTCGCGGGTCTGCTGCAGCAGCCGCACCCCCTCCTGCACCTCCGCCATGATCTCGGGCGTGTCCGGGGCGCCGGCGCAGAGGATCAGCTGGACCTCCGGCGGCAGCAGACGTGCGGCCTGAAGCAGATACGGCAGCCCCTTCTGTCGCGTGATCCGGCCGACGAAGACGACAGAGGGCCGGTCCGGGTCCATGCCGATCGACGAGAGGAAGGCGGTGTTCTGCACGGGACGCCACCGCTCCACATCGATTCCGTTGTGGATGACCCGGACGCGCGCAGGATCCACCTGCGGGTAGCTGCGCAGGATGTCGGCGCGCATCCCGGCGCTCACCGCGATCACCGCGGCAGCGTTCTCGTAGGCGAGCTTCTCGATACCGCTGGACACCGCGTAGCCGCCCCCGAGCTGCTCCGCCTTCCAGGGACGCAGCGGCTCCAGGCTGTGCGCCGTGAGCACGTGCGGGATGCCGTGGAGCTGGGAGGCGAGGTGACCGGCGAAGTTCGCGTACCAGGTGTGACTGTGCACGACGTCCGCTCCCGCGATGGCCGACACGATCTCCAGGTCCGTACCGAGCGTCTGGAGAGCGGGGTTCGCCGCGGCCAGGCTGTCGGGCACGCGATACGCGAAGGTGCCCTCCTCATCCCGCGGGGCACCGAAAGCCCGTACGGTCACATCGATGTCACGACGCAGCGCGGAGACGAGCTCGGCGACGTGCACGCCCGCGCCTCCGTAGATCTCCGGCGGATACTCCTTGGTGATCATCTCGACTCGCATCCTTAGACGCTATCGAGCGGGATGTCCAGATGCTAGTTCCCCGCGGCGAACGGGATCTATGGTGGAGCCATGTCCGCTCCAAAGAAGGTCTTCGGGATCATCCTCGCCGGCGGCGAGGGCAAGCGACTCATGCCGCTGACGGCCGACCGCGCGAAACCCGCCGTGCCGTTCGGCGGACAGTAC harbors:
- the glgA gene encoding glycogen synthase gives rise to the protein MRVEMITKEYPPEIYGGAGVHVAELVSALRRDIDVTVRAFGAPRDEEGTFAYRVPDSLAAANPALQTLGTDLEIVSAIAGADVVHSHTWYANFAGHLASQLHGIPHVLTAHSLEPLRPWKAEQLGGGYAVSSGIEKLAYENAAAVIAVSAGMRADILRSYPQVDPARVRVIHNGIDVERWRPVQNTAFLSSIGMDPDRPSVVFVGRITRQKGLPYLLQAARLLPPEVQLILCAGAPDTPEIMAEVQEGVRLLQQTREGVVWIERMLPRDELSAILAAATTFVCPSVYEPLGIVNLEAMACGAAVVGTATGGIPEVVDDGVTGRLVPIEQVQDGTGTPTDPERFVADLAAVLTEVATDPARARQYGDAGRERARAQFSWAAIADETRALYAELSA
- a CDS encoding ABC transporter ATP-binding protein; translation: MPIALEFTDVVVRREGRDIIDHVTWQVSDDQRWVILGPNGAGKTTLLQLADTLMHPTSGTVTVLGETLGRTDVFEIRPRIGFASSAMAKRIPRDETVLNTVLTAAYSVLGRWNESYEDIDERRALRVLGDWRLAHLADRTFGTLSDGEQKRVQIARAVMTDPELLLLDEPTASLDLGSREELLALLGGYASAPTTPAMLMVTHHVEEIPVGFTHVLLIRDGAVVAAGPIAETLTADTLSETFGMPIALSSEDGRYSARASS
- a CDS encoding type B 50S ribosomal protein L31 — translated: MKTDIHPEYKAVVFRDLGSGETFLTRSTVTSDKTIELDGVEYPVIDVEISSASHPFYTGKQRIMDSAGRVEKFNQRFKGFGGSSK
- a CDS encoding alpha/beta fold hydrolase → MIMTTVIRRRLLDLAIEEHTLTVPLVWDDPTDTRSIDVFARVVARDGGETLPYLVFLQGGPGHEAPRPFHSSTSPAWLDQALAHYRLVLLDQRGTGLSSPVGDDDLARGAEAVAEHLTHLRADAIVRDCEALREHLGAPTWSVLGQSFGGFTTLAYLSTHAESLADVFITGGLSTVERDPDEVYALCYDKMRTASEQYYRRFPEHRDVMRRLVDLADSGKIVLPDGEVVSRSRLRSVGSALGTDDGWQTLWSLLERDPASNAFRHDLQHAMPFGARNPLYYAFHESSYANGHATRWSAERVEPTDFRDDPTLFTGEHIRREWADTVPGLQPWRDVTSILAEHVWPRIYDRAALAGSGATGAAAVYVNDVYVPLEFSLETARLLPGVTPWVTSEHEHNGLRTGPVLARLIKLAHGRRVR